A single genomic interval of Aedes aegypti strain LVP_AGWG chromosome 1, AaegL5.0 Primary Assembly, whole genome shotgun sequence harbors:
- the LOC5574022 gene encoding mediator of RNA polymerase II transcription subunit 8, with the protein MQREEKQMDMLLEAVLNRLNDLKHSIGAMIHRLETEYETINWPTFLDNFALISGHLTGLSKILSSEIGTPLRNLTVLPLLLTPERDEALLQLTEGRIPIFSHDLVPDYLRTKPDPGAESRMAAHEAKANNLQPDTAAKQVAQYNKVISHVWDIVSKAREEWDTEASSRPGIQQTSSLADTQALVAAVGVGNGLTMPVGPGGVPNAGIMIPPAIRQASPMSAVSPGAGPLGKMPSGIKTNIKSANQVHPYR; encoded by the exons ATGCAACGCGAGGAGAAGCAAATGGACATGCTCCTGGAAGCCGTCCTCAACCGGCTCAACGACCTGAAGCACTCGATCGGAGCAATGATTCACCGGCTCGAAACGGAATACGAAACCATTAACTGGCCAACATTTTTGGACAACTTTGCGCTGATTTCCGGACAC CTGACGGGTTTATCGAAGATTCTTTCGTCGGAGATCGGAACTCCCCTCCGGAACTTGACCGTTCTTCCGCTGCTACTGACCCCGGAGCGAGATGAAGCCCTTCTCCAGCTGACCGAGGGTCGCATCCCAATTTTCTCGCACGATTTGGTACCAGATTACTTGCGTACGAAGCCGGACCCCGGAGCGGAATCTCGGATGGCAGCCCACGAAGCCAAGGCCAATAATCTGCAGCCGGATACGGCCGCCAAACAGGTGGCCCAGTATAACAAGGTAATTTCCCATGTGTGGGACATCGTAAGCAAAGCGCGGGAGGAATGGGACACGGAAGCGTCGTCGCGGCCGGGAATTCAACAGACCAGTTCCCTAGCGGACACACAGGCTTTGGTGGCCGCCGTCGGAGTGGGCAACGGACTGACCATGCCGGTTGGACCGGGAGGGGTGCCCAACGCTGGTATAATGATTCCACCGGCCATCCGCCAAGCGTCGCCGATGAGTGCCGTTTCACCCGGAGCGGGACCACTTGGGAAGATGCCCTCCGGGATCAAAACCAACATCAAATCGGCCAATCAAGTGCATCCGTATcggtaa